The genomic segment CATGCTATGATTTCTATTCCAACATTATTGATAATGGCATTAGCTCATTATTTCTGGCAAAAATATTTAGATAAAAAAGATGGATTTACTCAAGTTGATTTAAATATGAAAAATCAAGTTAAAGATACAAAAGATTTAATGCCAATATATTATGGTATTTTACCTTTATTACCTTTAATTTTAGTATTAATAATAAATATATTCTTTAAACAAGTTAAAGTAGGATTAGTTACAATTACATTTATCTCATTAATTATTTCGATAATTGTAGATACACTAAAAACTAAAAATTTACCAAAACTTAGTTCTGAATTAAAAGAGTATTTTAAAGGTATGGGTAATGGATTAAGTATGGTAGTAACATTATTAGTAGCAGCAGGAATGCTAGTTGAAGGATTAAAAGCATTAGGGATTATAAAAATGTTAACTGGATCAGTTAATAATTTAAATGGTGCAGGAATATTTATGATTTTAGGATTTAGCTTAATCACTTTAATTATAGGTTTAATATCAGGAAGTGGATTATCTGTATTCTATGCAACTGTTGCATTAATACCAGCAGTAGCAACAGCAGCTAAAATACCACCACAAACAATATCATTACCAATGCAAATGTTTGCTAACTTAGTAAGATCAATTTCACCTGTTGCAGCAGTAATAGTTATTATATCAACTACAATGAATGCAAGACCTACAGATGTAATTAAAAGAACAATAGTTCCAATAGTTGTAGGAATGATTAGTATATTAGTTTTAACATTTATACTACTTGTTTAATTTAAAAAGGAAATATATGAAAATAAAAGATATAGCAAAGCTTGCTGGAGTATCAGTTGCTACAGTATCTAGGGTATTAAATAATAAAGAAGATGTTAATTCAAAAACTAGAAAAAGAATTTTAGAATTAATAAAAAATAATGATTATAGACCTAGTGCTATTGCTAGGAATTTAGTTAAAAATGAAAATAATACAATAGGAGTAATAGTTCCAGATATTAAGAATTTATATTTTTCTAATATTATAAATGAACTAACGAATATTTCAAATGATAGAGGGTTAAATTTATTATTAGGATGTAGCAACGAAGATTTCGACATTCAAAATAATTATATAGATTTATTTCTAAAAGAGAGAGTAAAAGGTATAATAATAGTTGTAACAAAAAATTCGAATTATAAAATTGAATATTTTAAAGAATTGATAAAAAAAATCCCTGTAGTTTTTTTAGATAGGAAAATTAGTGATGATTTTTCTGGTGTTTTCATTGAAAACTATCAAACTACCTATAATTCAATAAAAAAAATGATAGATAATGGAGCTAGAAATATTGCTTTTATAAGTGGACCGTTAGATGTTTCAACTGCAAATGAAAGGTTTAAAGCATATAAGGATGTTTTGGTAAATAATAGAATAAAATATGATGAAAGTAATGTTTTTTATGGAGATTTTTCAATGGAAAGTGGATATAAAATAGGGAAAGAAATTATAAAAAAAGATATAGATGCTGTATATATATCAAATAATCTTATGACGTTTGGTTTTATGAAAGCTCTTAAAGAACTTAATGAAAATATAACAAAATATCAAATATCTACCTTTGAAAATAATGAAATTTTAGATTTTATGAATAAGAATATACATTCTAATATTATTCCATTTAATAAATTTTCTGAAATTGCAATAGAATTGTTAAATGATTTAATATACAAAAATAAAGAAAAGGAAATATTAGAAATATTTCCTATAGAGAAATAGAGTAAAACTTGGTTTAATTTTTTAAACCAAGTTTTTAGTTTAATTATCAAAGAATACTTATAATTTTTAGAGAATAAAAATAAAAATTATAAATCTATTGACAAAAATAAAAATCAAGGTAAAATATATTGTGCACGAACACGGAGGTTTTATGGCTATAACTATAAAAAAAATTGCGGAACTAGCAGAAGTCTCAAGAGGAACGGTAGATAGAGTTTTGAATAATAGAGGCGGAGTTAGAGAAGAAGTTAAGACTAAAATATTAAATATTATTGAAGAACAAAATTATAGACCTAATATGGTCGCGAAGGCATTAGCTCAAAAACAATTTTCTCAAAAAAAAATAGGAATAATATTAAATTCTGTAGACAATCCGTTCTATGAGGAAGTTATAAAAGGAATACTTGATAAAGAAAAAAGTATAAGAGATTTTGGATTTAGTATAATAATGGAAAATAAAAAAGGATATCAAGTTTTAGAACAAATAAAAGCTATTGATAATATGTTAGAGAATAATGTTGATGCTTTAATTATTTCTCCAATAAATGATATTAGAGTAGTAGAAAAATTAAATCAAGTTTCACAAAAAAAAATTCCGATTGTTAATGTAAATATAGATGTTGAGGGAAGTGAAAGATTAGTTTACATAGGTTCTAATTATATACAAGCAGGTAGAGTTGCTGCATCTTTATTTTCACTAATTTCTAAAAATAAAGAATATAATGTTGCGATAGTAACAGGTTCTAATTTAGTTTTAGGACATAATTTAAGAATAAAAGGATTTAAAGAATTTATTAAAGAAAACAATTCTAATATAAATATAATATGTATTGAGGAAAATGAGGATATTGATGAAATATCATATAAAGTTACAAAAAAAATTCTTGAAAATAATAAAGTGAATGGAATATTTTTTTGTGCAGCAGGTATTAAAGGTGGCTTAAAAGCAATTAAAGAAAAGGAACTTATTGATAAATTAGATATAATCACAGTGGATTTAACACCTGAAGTTAGGAAAAATATGACTAAAGGAAATATTGTTGCAACTATATGTCAGGAACCTTATAGACAAGGTTTTGAAGCTACTGAAATTATTTTTAATTATTTAATGATGGGATTTGAGCCTCAAAATAAAATTATACATACAAATACAGAAATAAAAATGAAAGATAATCTTTAAAAATTTTAAAATTAAATGTGCGCGAGCACGAAAAAATAGATAGGAGTGATTATTATGAAAAAAATTATCATATTATTAAGTATGATATTTATGATGTTTAGTTGTGGAACTAAGAAAGAATCTACAGATGCGACTGAAGAAAAAGTTATTAAAGTTTGGACGTATCTTTCTAATAATGAAGCAAAGGTTTTTCAAACACAATTAGACAATTATTCTAAAGAGAAAGGTGTAAAAATTCAAGCTGAATATATACCTTTTGGTGATTATAAAAAACAATTATCAGTAGCAATAGGTGCTGGAACATTACCTGATATAATAATGATAGACAATCCAGACCATGCTCAATTTGCTCAAATGGGAATATTTGCAGATATTACAGATAAAATGAATGCATGGGAAGGAAAAGATATGTATTTTAAAGGCCCAATGTTATCAACAATGGTTGATGGAAAACATTATGGATTACCTTTTACAAGTAATAACTTAGCATTATTCTATAATAAAAAAATGTTAAATGAAGCTGGAGTTGAAGTACCAACTACTTGGGTTGAATTAAAAGAAGCAGCTAAAAAATTAACAAAAAATGGAATTTTCGGAATGGCAGTGGGATCACCTAAAAATGAAGAAGCAACATTCCAATTCTTACCATGGATGATTTCTGCAGGTGGATCATATGATAAATTAAATTCAGAAGGAACAATTAAAGCAGCAAGTTTTTGGAGAGAATTAATAGTAGAAGGATTAATGAGTAAAGAAACTCCAACATGGGGACAAGGAGATGCACAAAAACAATTCTCAGCAGAAAAAGTAGCTATGTTTATTGGAGGACCATGGATGGTTTCTCAAATTACAACAGATAATCCAAATATTGAATTTGGTGTAGCGATGATGCCAGTAGATAAAGTAAATGCATCTGTATTAGGAGGAGAAAATTTAGGTATAACTTCAAGTACTAAAGATTTAGATGCAGCATGGGATTTATTAAAATATATAGGAGATTATAATACTGTAAAAGAATTTATAGGTCAAACAGGATACTTCCCACCAAGAAGTGATGTAGCAAAAGAACCAGAATGGACAACAGATCCTATTAAAAAAGTATTTGCTGAACAAATGCAATATGCATTACCAAGAGGACCTCATGCTAAATGGCCTGAAATTTCTGAAGCGATTTATACAGCTCTTCAAGAAATAGAAGTTGGAGCATTAACTCCTGAAGAAGCATTAAACAATGCACAAATGAAAATAGAACCTTTATTAAAATAAATTAGAATAGGAGAGGGTATTAATGAGAAGACTTAAAGAAAAAATTGGTTATTTGTATATTTTACCTGCAGTTTTATTTATGCTGTTTTTTGTAGGATATCCAATAGTATATAATATCATTATCAGTTTTCAAGAAGTAAATTTAATGTCATTGAATACTGGAATAAAACCTTTTGTAGGACTGAGAAATTACATAACAGTTTTAAATAATCCTGTATTTTATAAGGCTTTATTTAATACCCTTTTTTATACTGTTGTTTGTATTATATTTCAATTTACTATAGGATTTGCACTTGCTATGTTTTTTAATATAGATTTTAAATTAGCTAGATTTATTAGAGGTTTAATAATGGTAGCATGGTTATTACCTTTAACCGTAACAGCACTAAATTTTAAATTTATGTTTGCTATAAATGGAGGAATAATTAATGAAATACTATTGAGATTACATATTATTAAAGAACCAATTGAATGGTTATTAGGGCAAAAAAGTTCAATGTGGAGTTTAATTATTACTAATATTTGGATAGGAATACCATTTAATATGATTTTATTAGTAACAGGATTAAGTACTATTCCTAAAACACTTTATGAAAGTGCAGAATTAGATGGTTCAAATTGGTTTCAAAAAATAATTTATATTACATTACCTTCAATAAAACCAGCAATATTAGCTGTAATTACTTTAGGATTTATTAATACATTTAAAGTATTTGATTTAGTATTTATAATGACTAATGGTGGACCTGTTAATGCTACGGAGGTTTTATCAACACTTTCTTATAGATATTCATTTGATACTTTTAATTTTGGGTTAGGATCAAGTGTAGCGAATATATTATGTTTGATACTAGTAATAGTTTCAGTTATTTATATTAAATTTATAAAACAAGACGAGGTTATGTGATGATTAAAAAAAATAAAATGGAATATATCTATAATTTTATAGCTATTATTATAGCAATTGTATTTTTATTTCCTTTATATTGGATTATAGTATCTTCTTTAAAAACAGATTCTGAAATATTCAGTTTAAATCCGACGATTATTCCTAGAAAAATAATATTTAATGCATATTCAGAACAATTTATTGGAGGAGACTATAATATTTTAAAAGGATTTTTTAATAGTTTAACAGTTTCAATACCAACAATGATAATATCTGTTATTATTTCTGTACCAGCTGCATATGGTCTTGCAAGATTTAATGTTGTAGGTAGAAAATATTTGATACAGTCATTTTTAATAACACAACTGATGCCGGCAACATTACTTTTAACACCAATGTTTATATTATTTAGATTTATAGGGATTACAAATACATTTTTTGCCCCTATTATTGCTAATTGTACTGTTGCAATACCTTTTTCTGTTATGATGCTTAGACCTTATTTTTTATCCTTACCTAAAGATATTGAAGAGGCAGCGATAATAGATGGATGTAATACTTGGACTGCGTTTGTAAGAATAATGTTACCATTAAGTTATCCTGGAATTATAATGTCGGCAATATTTTCTTTCTTATTTGCTTGGGGAGATTTAATTTTTTCTTTAACTTTCTTAGCAGATGGAACAATGAGGCCAATAACAGTGGGGATATATAATTTTGTTGGTAAATATGGAATTCAATGGAATAAAATAATGGCTTTTGGAGTTGTTATAATGATACCTGTAATTTTAATTTTTGTCTTTTTACAAAAATATATAATAGGAGGCTTAACTCAAGGAGCAGTGAAGGAGTAAAAATGAGAGATGTTAATATAAAGGTTTTAAATCAAAGATTAGATATTAGTAATGATTTTAAAAAATATGATAATGCATATTTTAATATGAATGAATTAATAGAATTTGATGGGAAAAACGGG from the Streptobacillus canis genome contains:
- a CDS encoding carbohydrate ABC transporter permease — translated: MIKKNKMEYIYNFIAIIIAIVFLFPLYWIIVSSLKTDSEIFSLNPTIIPRKIIFNAYSEQFIGGDYNILKGFFNSLTVSIPTMIISVIISVPAAYGLARFNVVGRKYLIQSFLITQLMPATLLLTPMFILFRFIGITNTFFAPIIANCTVAIPFSVMMLRPYFLSLPKDIEEAAIIDGCNTWTAFVRIMLPLSYPGIIMSAIFSFLFAWGDLIFSLTFLADGTMRPITVGIYNFVGKYGIQWNKIMAFGVVIMIPVILIFVFLQKYIIGGLTQGAVKE
- a CDS encoding ABC transporter substrate-binding protein is translated as MKKIIILLSMIFMMFSCGTKKESTDATEEKVIKVWTYLSNNEAKVFQTQLDNYSKEKGVKIQAEYIPFGDYKKQLSVAIGAGTLPDIIMIDNPDHAQFAQMGIFADITDKMNAWEGKDMYFKGPMLSTMVDGKHYGLPFTSNNLALFYNKKMLNEAGVEVPTTWVELKEAAKKLTKNGIFGMAVGSPKNEEATFQFLPWMISAGGSYDKLNSEGTIKAASFWRELIVEGLMSKETPTWGQGDAQKQFSAEKVAMFIGGPWMVSQITTDNPNIEFGVAMMPVDKVNASVLGGENLGITSSTKDLDAAWDLLKYIGDYNTVKEFIGQTGYFPPRSDVAKEPEWTTDPIKKVFAEQMQYALPRGPHAKWPEISEAIYTALQEIEVGALTPEEALNNAQMKIEPLLK
- a CDS encoding LacI family DNA-binding transcriptional regulator; this encodes MAITIKKIAELAEVSRGTVDRVLNNRGGVREEVKTKILNIIEEQNYRPNMVAKALAQKQFSQKKIGIILNSVDNPFYEEVIKGILDKEKSIRDFGFSIIMENKKGYQVLEQIKAIDNMLENNVDALIISPINDIRVVEKLNQVSQKKIPIVNVNIDVEGSERLVYIGSNYIQAGRVAASLFSLISKNKEYNVAIVTGSNLVLGHNLRIKGFKEFIKENNSNINIICIEENEDIDEISYKVTKKILENNKVNGIFFCAAGIKGGLKAIKEKELIDKLDIITVDLTPEVRKNMTKGNIVATICQEPYRQGFEATEIIFNYLMMGFEPQNKIIHTNTEIKMKDNL
- a CDS encoding carbohydrate ABC transporter permease, producing the protein MRRLKEKIGYLYILPAVLFMLFFVGYPIVYNIIISFQEVNLMSLNTGIKPFVGLRNYITVLNNPVFYKALFNTLFYTVVCIIFQFTIGFALAMFFNIDFKLARFIRGLIMVAWLLPLTVTALNFKFMFAINGGIINEILLRLHIIKEPIEWLLGQKSSMWSLIITNIWIGIPFNMILLVTGLSTIPKTLYESAELDGSNWFQKIIYITLPSIKPAILAVITLGFINTFKVFDLVFIMTNGGPVNATEVLSTLSYRYSFDTFNFGLGSSVANILCLILVIVSVIYIKFIKQDEVM
- the dcuC gene encoding C4-dicarboxylate transporter DcuC, which codes for MLEIIIAIIVVSFVAYLIVKKFDSILALALGGLILLFCAALLGHTILDEKVTTGFVYLDVFKVIETLFLKNLGNIGLTIMTLFGYSAYMNVIGANDVTIDIMTKPLKTIKAKYLLIPIIFLLGNLMSLVLPSASSLSILLMATLFPILTSLEISPLAAAGVIATTATIMPTPLGADNVIAAETFGMNIVDYVRDHAMISIPTLLIMALAHYFWQKYLDKKDGFTQVDLNMKNQVKDTKDLMPIYYGILPLLPLILVLIINIFFKQVKVGLVTITFISLIISIIVDTLKTKNLPKLSSELKEYFKGMGNGLSMVVTLLVAAGMLVEGLKALGIIKMLTGSVNNLNGAGIFMILGFSLITLIIGLISGSGLSVFYATVALIPAVATAAKIPPQTISLPMQMFANLVRSISPVAAVIVIISTTMNARPTDVIKRTIVPIVVGMISILVLTFILLV
- a CDS encoding LacI family DNA-binding transcriptional regulator, whose translation is MKIKDIAKLAGVSVATVSRVLNNKEDVNSKTRKRILELIKNNDYRPSAIARNLVKNENNTIGVIVPDIKNLYFSNIINELTNISNDRGLNLLLGCSNEDFDIQNNYIDLFLKERVKGIIIVVTKNSNYKIEYFKELIKKIPVVFLDRKISDDFSGVFIENYQTTYNSIKKMIDNGARNIAFISGPLDVSTANERFKAYKDVLVNNRIKYDESNVFYGDFSMESGYKIGKEIIKKDIDAVYISNNLMTFGFMKALKELNENITKYQISTFENNEILDFMNKNIHSNIIPFNKFSEIAIELLNDLIYKNKEKEILEIFPIEK